The proteins below are encoded in one region of Aggregicoccus sp. 17bor-14:
- a CDS encoding POTRA domain-containing protein, producing the protein MYAVSLPRPLALLAVLVLAAAAGCASTRPPPGPKVHSLEVKGSKEVKEGDIKAKILTTATPWYEPFWPFDEPRYFDANAWQADLRRIERFYEAEGYYQAQVLSSQVKPHGDKAVDLSVQVREGPVTRIASIEFRGFDKLPEDHRKRALADLPLVKGDVFKELDWEGVKTTIQARLRELGYAEAEVSGSTTVDVATQEAKVLVVADPGKRYRFGNTFVATDANPKVNHRRVIEQAQGAVKKGAWYSESALVEAQARVFRMGVFGAVKVNRGAPDREAGTVPIVVDVSEAPFHSIRAGGGVGVESVRQEVRLLTEYTDRNFFGGLRKLTLRARVGYAFLPSAISAVRGNADDSGPVANATAEFEQPRFLFRDVRGQASLTFERGLEPAYAFNTARLRTGVAWQPHRSLTIAPAYSIEIDHFSGDERATLGGTAPALAFGCADTLSASCTIALSYLEQLITWDRRDDVSEPRSGYYMALGLQEAGSVLQGDFTYLRVLPEARVYRTVDDARRLTLSARVRAGKMFPIGQNGGEPNSPIITRFFSGGDLMRGFNSRRLSPQLGQILPNKCITKFDENGNPVYRPPEECDPNKKDNLPSAELVPIGGEGLLETSFEARYRVTQSLVLAAFYETGLVTAPKVPLRDNAGVPLPTEPFGDRDTLQHAVGIGLRYLTLIGPIRLDIGYRPPFGGPLRVYSGATTPAEQQLVEDLNDTSCFGLFGNKGTKYPGAPEGRCSFHLSIGEAF; encoded by the coding sequence GTGTACGCCGTCTCCCTCCCCCGCCCCCTGGCCCTGCTCGCCGTCCTGGTCCTGGCCGCCGCTGCGGGCTGCGCGAGCACGCGCCCTCCCCCCGGCCCCAAGGTGCACAGCCTCGAGGTGAAGGGGTCGAAGGAGGTGAAGGAGGGGGACATCAAGGCGAAGATCCTCACCACGGCCACGCCCTGGTACGAGCCCTTCTGGCCCTTCGACGAGCCGCGCTACTTCGACGCGAACGCGTGGCAGGCGGACCTGCGCCGCATCGAGCGCTTCTACGAGGCGGAGGGCTACTACCAGGCCCAGGTGCTGAGCAGCCAGGTGAAGCCGCACGGGGACAAGGCGGTGGACCTGAGCGTGCAGGTGCGCGAGGGGCCCGTGACCCGCATCGCGAGCATCGAGTTCCGCGGCTTCGACAAGCTGCCCGAGGACCACCGCAAGCGCGCGCTCGCGGACCTGCCGCTGGTGAAGGGGGACGTGTTCAAGGAGCTGGACTGGGAGGGCGTGAAGACGACCATCCAGGCGCGCCTGCGCGAGCTGGGCTACGCCGAGGCCGAGGTGAGCGGGAGCACCACGGTGGACGTGGCCACCCAGGAGGCGAAGGTGCTGGTGGTGGCGGACCCGGGCAAGCGCTACCGCTTCGGCAACACCTTCGTGGCCACGGACGCGAACCCCAAGGTGAACCACCGCCGCGTCATCGAGCAGGCGCAGGGCGCGGTGAAGAAGGGGGCGTGGTACAGCGAGAGCGCGCTGGTGGAGGCGCAGGCGCGCGTGTTCCGCATGGGCGTGTTCGGCGCCGTGAAGGTGAACCGCGGCGCGCCGGACCGCGAGGCGGGCACGGTGCCCATCGTGGTGGACGTGAGCGAGGCGCCCTTCCACTCCATCCGCGCGGGTGGCGGCGTCGGCGTGGAGAGCGTGCGGCAGGAGGTGCGCCTCCTGACGGAGTACACCGACCGCAACTTCTTCGGCGGCCTGCGCAAGCTCACCCTGCGCGCGCGCGTAGGCTACGCGTTCCTGCCCAGCGCGATCTCGGCGGTGCGCGGCAATGCGGATGACAGCGGCCCGGTGGCCAATGCGACGGCGGAGTTCGAGCAGCCGCGCTTCCTCTTCCGCGACGTGCGCGGGCAGGCCTCGCTCACCTTCGAGCGCGGCCTCGAGCCCGCCTACGCATTCAACACGGCGCGCCTGCGCACGGGCGTGGCCTGGCAGCCGCACCGCTCGCTCACGATCGCGCCGGCGTACAGCATCGAGATCGACCACTTCAGCGGCGACGAGCGCGCGACCCTCGGTGGAACGGCACCGGCGCTCGCCTTCGGCTGCGCCGACACGCTCTCCGCTTCCTGCACCATCGCACTGAGCTACCTGGAGCAGCTCATCACCTGGGATCGGCGCGACGACGTCTCCGAGCCGCGCAGCGGCTACTACATGGCGCTGGGGCTGCAGGAGGCGGGCAGCGTGCTGCAGGGGGACTTCACCTACCTGCGCGTGCTGCCCGAGGCGCGCGTGTACAGGACGGTGGACGACGCGCGCCGGCTCACCCTCTCGGCCCGCGTGCGGGCGGGCAAGATGTTTCCCATCGGCCAGAACGGAGGCGAGCCGAACAGCCCCATCATCACCCGCTTCTTCTCGGGCGGTGACCTGATGCGCGGCTTCAACAGCCGCAGGCTCTCGCCGCAGCTTGGGCAGATCCTCCCGAACAAGTGCATCACCAAGTTCGACGAAAACGGGAACCCGGTGTACCGGCCACCGGAGGAGTGCGACCCGAACAAGAAGGACAACCTGCCCTCGGCGGAGTTGGTGCCTATCGGAGGCGAGGGACTCCTCGAGACCTCCTTCGAGGCGCGCTACCGGGTTACCCAGAGCCTGGTGCTCGCCGCGTTCTACGAGACGGGCCTGGTGACGGCGCCCAAGGTGCCGCTGCGCGACAACGCTGGAGTGCCCCTGCCCACCGAGCCTTTCGGTGACCGAGACACGCTGCAGCACGCGGTGGGCATCGGCCTGCGCTACCTCACCCTCATCGGGCCCATCCGCCTGGACATCGGCTACCGGCCGCCCTTCGGTGGACCCCTGCGCGTCTACTCCGGCGCGACCACTCCAGCGGAGCAGCAGCTGGTCGAGGACCTCAACGACACCAGCTGCTTCGGGCTCTTCGGCAACAAGGGGACGAAGTACCCCGGTGCCCCTGAAGGTCGCTGCTCCTTCCACCTGTCCATCGGAGAGGCGTTTTGA
- a CDS encoding 4-alpha-glucanotransferase yields the protein MPSFGRLSGLLLPQFSLRSRTDFGIGDFGALDGLFRWMQAGRQRLLMLLPLLPTAPGDPSPYATRSAFGLNALFIDLEQLPDFHATGGERALDDSERARLEEARSAPRVRYDLVFPLKNGAFARAFEHFDAQEWSTKSFRARAFERWRAEQGEWLASYALFSALSEEQQQRAWWEWPEALRARRPEALAEAGRRLERRVRYHAWLQWEAELQWDAARAQARARGILLCGDEPFIIGQDSADVWAHPDILRRDARLGVPPDDFSATGQDWGLPYFDFARMQKDDYAWLKKRAAKAASYYDLRRVDHAVGYFRQWIRDERTPKGRFLPEDEPTQRAYGERHFRLLSEGAGIVAEDLGVIPPFVREVLGRLGLPGYRVMRWERDGAKYRDPHAYPASSLATTGTHDTEPVVEWWEAATDEERREMARAFPEFEGVKVEQKCTPAIHQALLAAALQSGSDLCVLPWQDVLGTRERINLPGSMSDSNWAYRISQSVDALLTTPETRSAAERLARLSVASRR from the coding sequence ATGCCCTCCTTCGGCCGGCTCTCCGGTCTGCTCCTCCCCCAGTTCTCGCTCCGCAGCCGCACCGACTTCGGCATCGGCGACTTCGGCGCGCTCGACGGCCTGTTCCGCTGGATGCAGGCGGGTCGCCAGCGGCTCCTGATGCTGCTGCCCCTGCTGCCCACGGCGCCCGGCGACCCCAGCCCCTACGCCACGCGCTCGGCCTTCGGGCTCAACGCGCTGTTCATCGACCTGGAGCAGCTGCCGGACTTCCACGCCACCGGCGGCGAGCGGGCGCTGGACGACTCGGAGCGCGCGCGCCTGGAGGAGGCCCGCAGCGCGCCGCGCGTGCGCTACGACCTGGTGTTCCCGCTCAAGAACGGGGCCTTCGCGCGCGCCTTCGAGCACTTCGACGCGCAGGAGTGGAGCACGAAGAGCTTCCGCGCGCGCGCCTTCGAGCGCTGGCGCGCGGAGCAGGGCGAGTGGCTCGCGAGCTACGCGCTGTTCAGCGCGCTCAGCGAGGAGCAGCAGCAGCGGGCCTGGTGGGAGTGGCCGGAGGCGCTGCGCGCGCGCCGGCCCGAGGCGCTCGCCGAGGCCGGGCGGCGCCTGGAGCGCCGGGTGCGCTACCACGCCTGGCTGCAGTGGGAGGCGGAGCTGCAGTGGGACGCGGCGCGCGCCCAGGCCCGCGCGCGCGGCATCCTCCTGTGCGGCGACGAGCCCTTCATCATCGGCCAGGACAGCGCGGACGTGTGGGCGCACCCGGACATCCTGCGGCGCGACGCGCGCCTGGGCGTGCCCCCGGACGACTTCAGCGCCACGGGCCAGGACTGGGGCCTGCCCTACTTCGACTTCGCCCGGATGCAGAAGGACGACTACGCGTGGCTGAAGAAGCGCGCGGCGAAGGCGGCGAGCTACTACGACCTGCGGCGCGTGGACCACGCGGTGGGCTACTTCCGGCAGTGGATCCGCGACGAGCGCACGCCCAAGGGGCGCTTCCTGCCCGAGGACGAGCCCACGCAGCGCGCGTACGGCGAGCGCCACTTCCGGCTGCTGAGCGAGGGCGCGGGGATCGTGGCCGAGGACCTGGGGGTCATCCCGCCCTTCGTGCGCGAGGTGCTCGGGCGCCTCGGACTGCCGGGCTACCGGGTGATGCGCTGGGAGCGCGATGGCGCCAAGTACCGCGACCCGCACGCCTACCCCGCCAGCTCCCTGGCCACCACCGGCACCCACGACACCGAGCCGGTGGTGGAGTGGTGGGAGGCGGCCACGGACGAGGAGCGGCGCGAGATGGCGCGCGCCTTCCCCGAGTTCGAGGGGGTGAAGGTGGAGCAGAAGTGCACGCCCGCCATCCACCAGGCCCTGCTCGCGGCGGCGCTGCAGTCCGGAAGCGACCTGTGCGTGCTGCCCTGGCAGGACGTGCTGGGCACGCGCGAGCGCATCAACCTGCCGGGCAGCATGAGCGACAGCAACTGGGCGTACCGCATCTCCCAGAGCGTGGACGCGCTGCTCACCACGCCGGAGACGCGCAGCGCGGCGGAGCGGCTCGCGCGCCTCTCCGTGGCGAGCCGGCGCTAG
- a CDS encoding DNA-3-methyladenine glycosylase — protein MSPRSSQNVLPESFYARDALTVARELLGTHLVLEGSGSPGAPRKVGRIVETEAYVGEHDLACHAAKGRTKRTEVLYGPPGRAYVYLIYGMYHCFNAVTGPEGYAAAVLVRALEPLEGFAPGARTDGPGRLCRSMGLDLSHNRLGLLGPPLYLLKGDPVRESGVERGPRVGVDYAGAWAAEPYRLWIRGNVHVSKAPSGRRAKRP, from the coding sequence GTGTCCCCGCGCTCCTCCCAGAACGTCCTGCCCGAGTCCTTCTACGCGCGCGATGCGCTCACCGTGGCGCGCGAGCTGCTGGGCACGCACCTGGTCCTGGAGGGCTCCGGGTCCCCGGGCGCCCCGCGCAAGGTGGGGCGCATCGTGGAGACGGAGGCCTACGTGGGCGAGCATGACCTCGCCTGCCACGCCGCGAAGGGGCGCACGAAGCGAACCGAGGTCCTCTACGGCCCGCCCGGCCGCGCCTACGTCTACCTCATCTACGGCATGTACCACTGCTTCAACGCCGTCACGGGCCCCGAGGGCTACGCCGCCGCGGTGCTCGTGCGCGCGCTCGAGCCGCTCGAGGGCTTTGCTCCCGGCGCCCGCACGGACGGCCCCGGGCGCCTGTGCCGCAGCATGGGGCTGGACCTCTCCCACAACCGGCTCGGCCTGCTCGGCCCCCCGCTGTACCTGCTGAAGGGCGATCCCGTCCGAGAGTCCGGGGTCGAGCGGGGCCCTCGCGTGGGAGTGGACTATGCGGGCGCGTGGGCCGCCGAGCCGTACCGGCTCTGGATTCGCGGCAATGTTCACGTGAGCAAGGCGCCCTCCGGACGCCGCGCAAAGCGTCCTTGA
- a CDS encoding RNA polymerase sigma factor, with protein sequence MSDLHKEMGELLAPPGADGNPDADPGAADRHLLARAQDGDMAAFEALVEGHKDRVFGLALRMTRSEADAAEITQETFLSAYQHLKDFRGDAAFGSWVHRIAANHALMRLRHRRVVQAHEDELKTPEFTERGSLTGYPSNEWSRGTEEKALDAELGQAIQQATDHLPEGYREVFLLKDVEGLSYEEIAQVTGSSIPAIKSRLHRARLALREEIDRFYSEA encoded by the coding sequence ATGTCCGACCTACACAAAGAGATGGGCGAGCTGCTCGCCCCGCCCGGCGCAGACGGGAATCCGGACGCAGACCCGGGGGCCGCCGACCGCCACCTGCTCGCGCGCGCCCAGGACGGCGACATGGCCGCCTTCGAGGCCCTGGTCGAGGGCCACAAGGACCGCGTCTTCGGCCTCGCCCTGCGCATGACGCGCTCGGAGGCGGACGCCGCCGAGATCACCCAGGAGACCTTCCTCTCCGCCTACCAGCACCTCAAGGACTTCCGGGGCGACGCCGCCTTCGGCTCCTGGGTGCACCGCATCGCGGCGAACCACGCCCTGATGCGCCTGCGCCACCGGCGCGTCGTCCAGGCCCACGAGGACGAGCTCAAGACCCCCGAGTTCACCGAGCGCGGCAGCCTCACCGGCTACCCCTCGAACGAGTGGAGCCGCGGCACCGAGGAGAAGGCCCTGGACGCCGAGCTGGGGCAGGCCATCCAGCAGGCGACCGACCACCTCCCCGAGGGCTACCGGGAGGTCTTCCTCTTGAAAGACGTGGAAGGGCTCAGCTACGAAGAAATTGCACAGGTGACCGGGAGCTCTATTCCCGCCATCAAGAGCCGGCTGCACCGCGCCCGGCTGGCCCTTCGGGAAGAGATCGACCGCTTCTACAGTGAGGCCTGA
- a CDS encoding anti-sigma factor, translated as MYTCKDSINLLLDYLDGEMPAEEERHLQEHLSGCPPCVDFLRSYRATPGLCKKALARKMPAEVSAKLTEFLRAKCKPSGTSGTSGT; from the coding sequence ATGTACACCTGTAAAGACTCGATCAACTTGCTGCTCGACTACCTGGACGGCGAGATGCCGGCCGAGGAGGAGCGCCACCTCCAGGAGCACCTGTCCGGCTGCCCGCCCTGTGTGGACTTCCTGCGCAGCTACCGGGCCACCCCCGGGCTCTGCAAGAAGGCGCTCGCCCGCAAGATGCCTGCCGAGGTGTCGGCCAAGCTGACCGAGTTCCTGCGCGCCAAGTGCAAGCCGTCCGGGACCTCGGGCACCTCCGGAACCTGA
- a CDS encoding radical SAM protein, which translates to MSLAPAAPLNLKSLSLPELEAALQPLAPTRTAVAKVFARVFAHGAADVEAVATAPQVPKRVADHLRAHAELPSLRIVERRRAEDGFVKYLFESPLGGRVEAVRIPLFVPGTEEKYVVCISSQVGCALACDFCMTGKLGFQRNLRTWEIVDQVMQVRAEADRPVRGAVFMGMGEPLLNYTETLRAARILCHPAGLAISGKAITFSTAGVVPAIRRYTREEQPFRLAFSLTSAIPEKRVQVLPIERTHPLPELIAAIREYALARKERAMVAYVAIRGFNTGLEDALALKAAFEGIPIKLDLIDVTDPTGKYLPPTPEELSRFRDHLQCLGAPIARRYSGGKDIGAACGTLEASQRGGTLFEPAA; encoded by the coding sequence GTGAGCCTCGCCCCCGCCGCCCCCCTCAACCTCAAGTCCCTCTCGCTGCCGGAGCTGGAGGCCGCGCTGCAGCCGCTCGCGCCCACGCGCACGGCGGTGGCCAAGGTCTTCGCCCGGGTGTTCGCCCACGGCGCCGCGGACGTGGAGGCGGTGGCCACCGCGCCCCAGGTGCCCAAGCGCGTGGCGGACCACCTGCGCGCCCACGCCGAGCTGCCCTCCTTGCGCATCGTGGAGCGCCGCCGCGCCGAGGACGGCTTCGTGAAGTACCTCTTCGAGAGCCCCCTGGGCGGGCGCGTGGAGGCGGTGCGCATCCCGCTCTTCGTGCCCGGGACGGAGGAGAAGTACGTGGTGTGCATCAGCAGCCAGGTGGGCTGCGCGCTCGCCTGCGACTTCTGCATGACGGGCAAGCTCGGCTTCCAGCGCAACCTGCGCACCTGGGAGATCGTGGACCAGGTGATGCAGGTGCGCGCCGAGGCGGACCGCCCCGTGCGCGGCGCGGTCTTCATGGGCATGGGCGAGCCCCTGCTCAACTACACCGAGACGCTGCGCGCGGCGCGCATCCTCTGCCACCCGGCGGGGCTCGCCATCAGCGGCAAGGCCATCACCTTCTCCACCGCCGGCGTGGTGCCCGCCATCCGCCGCTACACCCGCGAGGAGCAGCCCTTCCGCCTCGCCTTCAGCCTCACCAGCGCGATCCCGGAGAAGCGCGTGCAGGTGCTGCCCATCGAGCGCACCCATCCGCTGCCCGAGCTCATCGCCGCGATTCGCGAGTACGCGCTCGCCCGCAAGGAGCGCGCGATGGTGGCCTACGTGGCCATCCGCGGCTTCAACACGGGGCTCGAGGACGCGCTCGCGCTCAAGGCCGCCTTCGAGGGCATCCCCATCAAGCTGGACCTCATCGACGTGACCGACCCCACCGGCAAGTACCTGCCGCCCACGCCCGAGGAGCTCAGCCGCTTCCGCGACCACCTGCAGTGCCTCGGCGCGCCCATCGCGCGGCGCTACTCGGGCGGCAAGGACATCGGCGCGGCCTGCGGCACGCTCGAGGCGAGCCAGCGCGGCGGCACCCTGTTCGAGCCCGCGGCATGA
- the cutA gene encoding divalent-cation tolerance protein CutA: protein MTDVQLVLVTCPNTDVAASLARTLVEEDLAACGNIVPGLRSIYRWQGRVEDEAEVLLLLKSTRERFERLRARVVALHPYEVPEVLALAVEAGHAPYLAWVAGAR, encoded by the coding sequence ATGACCGACGTCCAGCTCGTCCTCGTCACCTGCCCGAACACGGACGTCGCCGCCTCGCTCGCGCGCACGCTCGTGGAAGAGGACCTCGCGGCCTGCGGCAACATCGTCCCCGGGCTGCGCTCCATCTACCGCTGGCAGGGGAGGGTGGAGGACGAGGCCGAAGTCCTGCTCCTCCTCAAGAGCACGCGCGAGCGCTTCGAGCGGCTGCGCGCGCGCGTCGTCGCGCTGCACCCGTACGAAGTCCCCGAGGTGCTCGCGCTCGCGGTGGAGGCGGGCCACGCGCCCTACCTCGCGTGGGTAGCGGGCGCGCGCTGA